One segment of Kitasatospora viridis DNA contains the following:
- a CDS encoding branched-chain amino acid ABC transporter permease, producing MTAVLVGTDGASIVRRMLRRWPLGLLLLLAAAPYSALPVPGLLDGPLGSPGSLQLIALCLIYGGLATSYDLLLGHTGLLSFGHALYFATGLYATDLAMLELHLPFAAAVLAGIGAALLLALLLGAASLRVTGIGFSMVTLAFAQAGAILVQRDPGGLTGGEEGRAVPADRLPGALVGIGNTANLYWIALAYLVLVLAVVRWTVGSPVGRVLAGIRENERRVEVLGLRPYGYKLVAFVIAGGLAGAGGAVYLLLTGGATPQAASSDATLALLVMVVLGGSGTRWGPLLGGLLYTWAAHRLGDLANSTDVAGLPAVLRVPLSQPLFLLGALFVAVVYLLPGGLAKLPARIRTTSPLTSLPASRSVRGE from the coding sequence ATGACCGCCGTCCTTGTTGGAACTGACGGCGCGTCAATTGTGCGGCGGATGCTGCGCCGGTGGCCGCTCGGACTGTTGCTCCTGCTGGCCGCCGCGCCCTACAGCGCGCTGCCCGTGCCCGGGCTGCTCGACGGCCCGCTGGGCAGCCCCGGCAGCCTCCAACTGATCGCGCTCTGCCTGATCTACGGCGGCCTCGCCACCAGTTACGACCTGCTGCTCGGCCACACCGGCCTGCTCTCCTTCGGGCACGCGCTCTACTTCGCCACCGGCCTGTACGCCACCGACCTGGCCATGCTGGAGCTCCACCTGCCCTTCGCGGCAGCGGTGTTGGCCGGCATCGGCGCCGCGCTGCTGCTCGCCCTGCTGCTCGGCGCGGCGAGCCTGCGGGTGACCGGGATCGGGTTCTCCATGGTGACCCTGGCCTTCGCCCAGGCCGGCGCGATCCTGGTGCAGCGCGACCCGGGCGGGCTGACCGGCGGGGAGGAGGGCCGCGCCGTGCCGGCCGACCGGCTGCCCGGCGCGCTGGTGGGGATCGGCAACACCGCCAACCTGTACTGGATCGCATTGGCGTACCTGGTCCTCGTCCTCGCGGTGGTGCGCTGGACGGTGGGCTCGCCCGTCGGCCGGGTGCTGGCGGGCATCCGGGAGAACGAACGCCGGGTCGAGGTGCTGGGCCTGCGCCCCTACGGGTACAAGCTGGTCGCCTTCGTGATCGCCGGCGGCCTGGCGGGCGCCGGGGGAGCGGTGTACCTGCTGCTCACCGGCGGCGCCACCCCGCAGGCCGCGAGCTCCGACGCCACGCTCGCGCTGCTGGTGATGGTGGTGCTCGGCGGCTCGGGCACCCGGTGGGGGCCGCTGCTCGGCGGCCTGCTCTACACCTGGGCCGCCCACCGGCTCGGCGACCTCGCCAACTCGACGGACGTGGCGGGCCTGCCGGCCGTGCTGCGGGTGCCGCTCTCGCAGCCGCTGTTCCTGCTCGGCGCGTTGTTCGTCGCCGTGGTGTACCTGCTGCCCGGCGGCCTGGCCAAGCTGCCCGCCCGGATCAGGACGACCTCCCCGCTCACTTCCCTGCCTGCTTCCCGATCGGTCCGAGGAGAATGA